The Candidatus Saccharibacteria bacterium sequence AGCTGAAGTTGCCGACGAAGCAAAATAGTAATTCTCGCTATCTTTAAAAACACCCGCTTTTAGTGGGTGTTTTTTGTGTCGTCATATGGTGAAACCCCGCTCCTATGAGCGAGATCTCACCATAAATGAGGTTCTCGCTGACTGTAGCGGGGTAGGGGCTGGTCAGATACGGCCGAGGCGGTCGGCAATCTCCAGCTTGGCGTGGCTCCGAGCATCCTCTCCGTCGAACATGGCGTCGGTGAAGTTGTCGGTCATGGTGAAGAGTAGGCGCTTCATCGCGTCGGGCGTATCCAGCTCGCTGATCTTGCGGACCAGCATGTCGGCGAATTCCTCGACGGTCATCGTCTTGCCAGCCTCCTCGAGGAGAAGGCCGGGGAGTTCTCGTGGGGTTTTGTCGAAGCCCACGATCCCTCTCAGTCGACGCTCCATGAGTCGAGTGTCGACCAGTCTAACATTTGACATGTCAAAGCCTCCAAGCAGAAAGGTAACTAACCGAATGAACAATAAATGATTTATGTGCATGTGTCAATGGTAAGAGATAAGATGATAGTGCCCGCCGGGCCGGACACTATCGCCGTAATCGACAGTGTGCGCAGATCAGCGGGCTACGCCTTAGTATCTACCTGCGCGAATATTCGTAACGCCTCGCTCTGCACTCGTTGGTCGCGCACCAGTGCCTTGATATAGCCCGGCACGAGCATCGTCAGTGTTACGGCCATCGCCCCGCTTTGGAATCTCGTGCAGTATGCTTCGATTTCAGAGGTGAGCATGGTGACGACGCCCTCGGCGGTAAGGTCCGTCGATGAATAGTTGGCAACTTGGGAATGGAGATACTGGGCGTGATGTTGACTGGGGCTGACTGTAGCCAGGCGCTGCAATACCTCGCGGCGCGCTGGCATCGTGAACGTTCGTCTACTCGACATGACTCCCCCTGTATTCGCAGGTTGTTAAGGTTAATTAAACAATACCACTGTACATATGGGGAGTCAATTTGTGCTACGATACATGTATGATTGTGGGGATAGACGAGGTTGGCCGAGGGGCCTGGGCTGGGCCTATGGCCGTGGGTGCGGTACTTTTGGGCGGCGCCTCTATTGAAGGCCTTACAGACAGTAAAAAGCTAACGAAAAAACAGCGCGAGCGCCTTGATATCGAAATACGACAGAAAGCGCTTGCTATTGGAATTGGCTGGGTGAGTGCGCGGACTATCGACGAGATAGGACTTAGCGCGGCGCTAAAATTAGCAGCAATGCGAGCCTTGGCGCATATACGCGGCGACTACAAAGAGATTATTATCGACGGCACGATCCGGCTTGTTGATGATCCGCGGGTAACGCTTATGGCCAAGGCGGATTTACTGGTGCCGAGCGTATCGGCTGCTTCTATTGTCGCTAAAGTGGCGCGGGATAATTACATGAAACATATTGATAAGGTGTTTCCAGGATACAAGTTTGGCAGTCATGTAGGATATGGCACGGCTAGCCACCGCGCTGCAATACAAGAAAAAGGCGTTTCGCCGATTCACCGTCTTTCGTACGCACCGCTTAAACAATATCAAGCTACTCCACGGATTGCTCCTGCGCCCAGTGTTCGCACGACAAAGCAAATAGGCGATACTGCTGAAAAAGTCGTTGAAGCACATCTTGCAAGTGTAGGCCATGTGATATTGGCGCGTAATTGGCGAACCAAGTACTGTGAAATCGATATTGTCTCGCGACTTGGTGATACGGTGTACTTTACAGAGGTAAAGTATCGAAAAACCGACAATCAGGGTGGAGGGCTTGCCGCAATTACAGCTAAAAAGCAGCGACAAATGGCATTTGCTGCCGAGTTTTATGCAACGAAAAACAACATGAGTGCGACAGACATGCGACTGGCTGCGGCCGACGTTGCCGGCCGCGTTCCGACGCTAAAGACTTTTCTAGAGCTTGGCTAGGGCTTCTCGAACCTCGGGGCCATCGCGCTCGATAAGCTGTACTCGGCCTTCAATCTCGCCTATGCCGATTGTTATGACACGGGTAAGAGCAGGAACATCAATCATGGGGCTAAAGAACGCCTTGTATTCTTCTAGCTGGTTTCGCGTCATTAACGACCCAGCTGCGTAACGAGGAAAATCGTCGTAGCTCTTATCGCCACTAAATGTTTGTTCAATCCATTTCCAGTTATCCTGAAGCCACTGCCATGCAATTGCGCGTCCACTGCGGTTTCGCATAAGCCACACCAGCCAATGCGTGGCGTCTTGGCTGCGTACGATCGTCCCTTGTTTTATAAGATCAAGCAGTTTGCTGATCGTGACCTCATTTTTAGTTGAGGTAAGTCCGCTTGCAATATCTTGTTGAAGATCGGGTGATGGAGTCTTGCCGTACTTCTCGATCAGCGTGTCGACTAGCTCGCTTGTTTCGCCGTGGCGAACGGCTGTACCAACAATAAGTGCGCGCAGTTCGGCGTCGAGCTCTTCGAGGCTCTTCGAGGCATACAGCTCTTTTGCGGTGGCAAGCACATCGGCATCTTCGCTGTAGATCATCATACCAATAATTGTCGCACGCATTTTTGTGTCGGTCTCTGACTCGTTTTCTTTAGCATCCCAGCCTAGGCGATTGTATTGTTTTCGTGCTATGGTTCCTGACAAACTGCGAAGCTTGCGCTCTGCGTCTTTGTCGGTTTCAACGAATTTCTTTAGTTCGTTGATTGCAAGCGAGATAATATCCCACACCGCCTCGGCCGTTTCGTTTTTGTAAGCGTCTAGCAAGGGAATAAGCGACGCGGTAGAAACAAGGCCGCCCCGTGCAAGGAGCGTTTGTTCGTGAAGAAGCTGAAGCCGATCAACGACATCGAGCTCTCCGTTTTCAACCTGCTGAATGAGCTGCGAAAGTAGATCGCCGTCGTACTGGGTAATAAAATGCGCGGTACTGCCAACGTTAAGACGCAGGGGTTCGCTCGATGTATGTTTAACAGTGATCTCTTTAGTAGTGAGCATCTGAGGGACATCGGTCGATGACGCTTTGAGCGGAATCGGCCACAGCTTGCTTGAGGGTTCGTGAGGTCCCACAAAGAACTGTTGCTGAGAGAGTGTTAGCATGTCGCCGTTTTGTGAAACCGTGACGACAGGATATCCCGATTGCGATATCCAGGTATTCATGAAATCTCCGATATTTTCGCCACTGGCGTCGCTTAATTCGTTCCATAGGTCATCGCCAGTGGTATTGCCGTATTTGTACTTTGCAAAGTACGACGCAAGGCCCTTTTGGAAGGCTTCATCGCCAATATATTGCTGAAGCATGCGCATAAGACGGCCACCCTTGGCGTACACGATTGCACCGTCGAACAGCGTGCTGATTTCATCTGGGTGATTAACCTCTGTTTGAACGGGTTGAACGCCCTCAAGGCTATCGCGGCGAAGCGCATAAATAGATTCGGTTGTAACAAAATCGAGCCATACGCTCCAATCTGGATGGAGAGCGTCGGGCGCAAGGTGCTCCATAAGGTTAGCGAAGCTTTCGTTAAGCCACAAATTATTCCACCATTTCATTGTGACGAGATTGCCAAACCACTGGTGACTCAGCTCGTGTGCAACAACACCCGCAACGTAGTGCTTGCTGCTAACGCTCGTAGTCTCGGGGTCGACCAAAAGGGCAACCTCGCGGTAGGTGATAAGTCCCCAGTTTTCCATGGCTCCCGAGCTGAAATCTGGAAGCGCGACATGGTCAGACTTTGGCAATGGGTAAGGTGTGCCAAAATATTCGTTAAAGAAATCGATAGTTTCCACGGCGCTGTCGAGTGCAAAATCAAGGCTGCTAGCAGGCTGTGCTGGCGTGGCCCATACGTTCACCTCAACACCTTGCTTTGTAACGGCGGTTTTTTTGTGGAGTTCGCCCGCTACCCACGCCAAAAGATACACGCTCATGCGTGGTGTTGTATCAAAATGCGTGACAAGTTTGTCGTTCTCGATTTGCTGTTGCTTGATAGGCATATTTCCAAGTACAACAATATCTTGCTCTGTCGTAAGCGCTACGTCGAACGTTGCCTTTGCTTCAGGCTCATCGATACATGGAAAAACCTCGCGCGCATGGTGGCTTTCAAATTGCGTCGCCAAAAGCTCCTTTTTTACACCGTCGTGTTCATAGTAGCAAGGGTAAAGACCATGCATACCATCAGTTATAGTGCCACTAAAGCCAATGGCGACAATATGGCGGCCTGCGTGAATATCCGGGTGAATGATACTTATTTCATCGTTCTCGCCCTGGTTAAAATCAGCCTCCTTGCCATCGACCGTTACGGATTCAATTGTCAGATCTTTTGCGTGAACTTTAATCTCGCCAGTAGAATCGGGCGAAGATCCGTTAATAGAAACCGTGCCGCTAAAAGTACGGCCTATGCGGTCGTGGTTTAGCGAGAGTTGGTAATGTTCGGGGACGAATTGGGTAATAAGGCGAGAAACAGTTTGCATGTAATCTATTGTAACAAAGGTATACTAGTATTATGAAACGCACCTACCGTATCCGACGCTTTGTTGCGGTGATTGTAGCGACGATTGGACTCGGCGCTATTATTTTTACGCACCCCGATTTGCAACAGCCCATGGCGCCGCAGGCAACCGAAAATCAGGCAGCTAGCGAAGCGCAAACGGCACTAGATACACTAGAGGTAAAGGGGAGAGCGCCAAAAACCGGCTACGAACGCTCGCAGTTTGGTGATGGCTGGGCAAGCAGCGGCGGATGCGACACGCGAAACAGTATCTTGCGCCGAGATTTGAGTAATGTGGCGATGAATGAAAAATGCCAAGTTGTCAGTGGTACACTAAACGACCCATATACTGGCAAGGTAATTATGTTCACACGTGGCGAAACATCTAGCCAATCGGTGCAGATCGATCATGTGGTGGCACTTAGCGACGCGTGGCAGAAAGGTGCGCAGCAATTGTCGTACGAGCGTCGTAAAGAGCTGGCAAACGACCCGTTGGAACTTTTGGCGGTAGAGGGCGCGGCGAATATGCAAAAATCAGATGGCGACGCGGCGACGTGGCTTCCACCAAATAAACCGTTTCGTTGTCAGTACGTGGCTCGGCAAATCGCCGTAAAAAAGAAATACAGCCTGTGGGTGACGGCTGCAGAAAAAGATGCAATGGTTCGTGTATTGGTGGCATGTCCTGCGCAAGGCTTGCCAAAGTAACTTTGAGGTGCTGGTCCCCGCCGTAACGGCGGGGACGGCGAGTAGGACTCCTCGTTGGCATTTACGCCGATTTTGGCTTGGGCCGACTCCTGAACACGTACCGGAACGTGCCGGTCATATTCAAGAAGCCGATCGTAATGCAGCAGATCAGATACGCCCACATGTATGGGACGCTCAACGCTGCCACCAGCACCCAGAACAGGCATTGGCTGGCGATCATGGTGCCTGCCTTGAGGACGTGGTGGCGGCGCCACTGCGGCCAGAATGGCAGCTTGCGCTGTGCGGGATCGATACACCACCGGTTGAGGCAGAACTGTATCTGGTTCGATACGATTGTTCGTGCCCAGTTGGCGGTCACGGGAGCAACTCCCATGACGCTGACGAATAGTGCAAGGATGAGAGCGTTGCCGCCCGTCATGCCTGCGCCGATCAGCATGTACCTATACCGCTCGGGCGTTATGCCGATCTTACGTAGCAATCGGGTCATTTCGCTCCTAGTTCGAGGTCCAATCTCATATAACATATTAAAACATATCTACTAAAAGTCAAGGCGAGTCCGAACAGCTGATTGCGATACAATAGAAGATATGAACGCCACTGAACTTGGTTTTGCAGCCGACCTGCCCATTTTTGATTATCACGAGGCGATTACGTCGGCAGTGGATGCAAATCAGGTTACTATAATTACAGCTGAAACCGGTGCGGGTAAAAGCACGCAGGTTCCGCAGTATTTGGCCGAGCACGGTTATAGTAAAGTGATTGTGACGCAGCCGCGTATTCTTGCGGCACGCAACCTGTCGCGGCGCGTCCGCGAAGAGCGTGCTATGCGTACAGGTGTGGATTCGGACGAACTAATTGGCTACCGAACGGCGCATGAACGCGATGATGGGCCTGATACTCAGATTTTATACTGTACCGACGGTCTTCAGCTTGTGCGCGAGATTACTGGCAGTGGCACGAGTGAAAAGCAGGTACTTGTCCTGGACGAAATCCATGAATGGAACGAAAACATGGAGGTGTTGGTGGCATGGGCGAAAAAGCGTTGTCAGGAAGAGCCACGTTTTAAAGTGGTAATAATGAGTGCCACGATAGAGTCCGAAAACTTGGGTGCGTACTTTGGCACGACGTCTATCATTGCGGTGCCTGGTCGCAGCTACGAGGTAGTAAAACGTCGCGGAAAAGATCTGATAGCTGAGATTATGCAGCTTCTTGACACAAAAACGAGCAATATGTTGGTATTTTTGCCAGGTAAGGCCGAGATAGAGAATGTAGGCGAGGCGATTAAAAAGAAGGCACTTGCCAAGGGTGTCCCCGTTATTCCTTTGCATAGCCAGCTAGAGGCGTCTGCTCAGCAGCAGGCGTTTGCCTCGTATCCTAAGGGTAAAGTGATCCTCTCGACAAATATTGCACAGACCAGCGTTACGATAGATGATATCGACGTGGTAATAGATTCGGGTCTGGAGCGTCGCAGCGAGGTGCAAAACGGCGTCGAAGGGCTATTTATTGCCCAGATATCGCAGGCTGATAGTTTGCAGCGCGCTGGTCGTGCTGGTCGAACTAAAAACGGTGAGTATATTTTAGCGCCGTACGATACGATGCCATGTCTTGCTTTTGAAGATAGGCCGCCGTATGGCACGCCCGAAATCCTGCGCAAGCATATCGATCGGCTGACGCTTCGGCTTGCAAATGTTGGGATTGATATCGAGCTTCTTGACTTTTATCATGCTCCGAGCCACCGCGCGCTTAAAAATGCCAAGCGTACGCTTGTAGCGCTTGGCGCTCTTACGCAATCGGGTGAAGTAACGGCAACAGGCCGGCGCATGGAGCGGTTTCCGGTGGAATCTGCCTTTGCGCGCATGCTTGTAGAGGCCGAGATGTATTCGCAGGAAGTCCAGGCAAAACTTGCTGCAATTATCAGCATCCAAGAGGTGGGTGGAATCGTAAAAAGCAGCACCCGCTACACTGCTTGGCGTTCGTTCACTCGCCAAACGAAGTCTGATCTTTTGGCACAGTACGATGTTTATTTGGCGATTCCGACTATAGACCCAGAGCAGTTTGAAGACATGGGGATTATTGGCAAAAATGTCATTAAGGCCCAAGAAACGATGGAACGGCTCGATAGGGATTTGGGCTTTGATCCCAGTAAATTAACACCTATCGAAAGTCACGAGGTCGAGCCGCTGCTTAAGTGTATTGTCGCCGGGCAAATCGACCAGCTATGGACGGTCGAGCCCGACGGCACGGTGATTCATCTTTCGAACAATCAAAAACGCGAGCTTTCAAGTGGTACTGTGGTAGCGCACCCGAAGTTGATTGCGGGCACGCCGTTTGATTTGCAGATCCCGACACCTAAGGGCGACCTTGAGACACTTCATTTAGTGCAGGGGGTTACTGCGGTCAATCCAGCATGGCTAGAAGGTCTTGTTCCACATTTATTTACGTCAAAGCCAGGCAAAATATACTACGATAACGACCAGGGTGCATTGGTGATGCGTCAAGTCGT is a genomic window containing:
- a CDS encoding ribonuclease HII translates to MIVGIDEVGRGAWAGPMAVGAVLLGGASIEGLTDSKKLTKKQRERLDIEIRQKALAIGIGWVSARTIDEIGLSAALKLAAMRALAHIRGDYKEIIIDGTIRLVDDPRVTLMAKADLLVPSVSAASIVAKVARDNYMKHIDKVFPGYKFGSHVGYGTASHRAAIQEKGVSPIHRLSYAPLKQYQATPRIAPAPSVRTTKQIGDTAEKVVEAHLASVGHVILARNWRTKYCEIDIVSRLGDTVYFTEVKYRKTDNQGGGLAAITAKKQRQMAFAAEFYATKNNMSATDMRLAAADVAGRVPTLKTFLELG
- a CDS encoding M1 family metallopeptidase, which produces MQTVSRLITQFVPEHYQLSLNHDRIGRTFSGTVSINGSSPDSTGEIKVHAKDLTIESVTVDGKEADFNQGENDEISIIHPDIHAGRHIVAIGFSGTITDGMHGLYPCYYEHDGVKKELLATQFESHHAREVFPCIDEPEAKATFDVALTTEQDIVVLGNMPIKQQQIENDKLVTHFDTTPRMSVYLLAWVAGELHKKTAVTKQGVEVNVWATPAQPASSLDFALDSAVETIDFFNEYFGTPYPLPKSDHVALPDFSSGAMENWGLITYREVALLVDPETTSVSSKHYVAGVVAHELSHQWFGNLVTMKWWNNLWLNESFANLMEHLAPDALHPDWSVWLDFVTTESIYALRRDSLEGVQPVQTEVNHPDEISTLFDGAIVYAKGGRLMRMLQQYIGDEAFQKGLASYFAKYKYGNTTGDDLWNELSDASGENIGDFMNTWISQSGYPVVTVSQNGDMLTLSQQQFFVGPHEPSSKLWPIPLKASSTDVPQMLTTKEITVKHTSSEPLRLNVGSTAHFITQYDGDLLSQLIQQVENGELDVVDRLQLLHEQTLLARGGLVSTASLIPLLDAYKNETAEAVWDIISLAINELKKFVETDKDAERKLRSLSGTIARKQYNRLGWDAKENESETDTKMRATIIGMMIYSEDADVLATAKELYASKSLEELDAELRALIVGTAVRHGETSELVDTLIEKYGKTPSPDLQQDIASGLTSTKNEVTISKLLDLIKQGTIVRSQDATHWLVWLMRNRSGRAIAWQWLQDNWKWIEQTFSGDKSYDDFPRYAAGSLMTRNQLEEYKAFFSPMIDVPALTRVITIGIGEIEGRVQLIERDGPEVREALAKL
- a CDS encoding HNH endonuclease; this encodes MKRTYRIRRFVAVIVATIGLGAIIFTHPDLQQPMAPQATENQAASEAQTALDTLEVKGRAPKTGYERSQFGDGWASSGGCDTRNSILRRDLSNVAMNEKCQVVSGTLNDPYTGKVIMFTRGETSSQSVQIDHVVALSDAWQKGAQQLSYERRKELANDPLELLAVEGAANMQKSDGDAATWLPPNKPFRCQYVARQIAVKKKYSLWVTAAEKDAMVRVLVACPAQGLPK
- a CDS encoding GtrA family protein, whose amino-acid sequence is MTRLLRKIGITPERYRYMLIGAGMTGGNALILALFVSVMGVAPVTANWARTIVSNQIQFCLNRWCIDPAQRKLPFWPQWRRHHVLKAGTMIASQCLFWVLVAALSVPYMWAYLICCITIGFLNMTGTFRYVFRSRPKPKSA
- a CDS encoding ATP-dependent RNA helicase — translated: MNATELGFAADLPIFDYHEAITSAVDANQVTIITAETGAGKSTQVPQYLAEHGYSKVIVTQPRILAARNLSRRVREERAMRTGVDSDELIGYRTAHERDDGPDTQILYCTDGLQLVREITGSGTSEKQVLVLDEIHEWNENMEVLVAWAKKRCQEEPRFKVVIMSATIESENLGAYFGTTSIIAVPGRSYEVVKRRGKDLIAEIMQLLDTKTSNMLVFLPGKAEIENVGEAIKKKALAKGVPVIPLHSQLEASAQQQAFASYPKGKVILSTNIAQTSVTIDDIDVVIDSGLERRSEVQNGVEGLFIAQISQADSLQRAGRAGRTKNGEYILAPYDTMPCLAFEDRPPYGTPEILRKHIDRLTLRLANVGIDIELLDFYHAPSHRALKNAKRTLVALGALTQSGEVTATGRRMERFPVESAFARMLVEAEMYSQEVQAKLAAIISIQEVGGIVKSSTRYTAWRSFTRQTKSDLLAQYDVYLAIPTIDPEQFEDMGIIGKNVIKAQETMERLDRDLGFDPSKLTPIESHEVEPLLKCIVAGQIDQLWTVEPDGTVIHLSNNQKRELSSGTVVAHPKLIAGTPFDLQIPTPKGDLETLHLVQGVTAVNPAWLEGLVPHLFTSKPGKIYYDNDQGALVMRQVVKFNGRTVEGAGVPITDSNPRTRRMFADLYGAWLYERLERERRNLRKSHNRRIPAVLLRQLQKQVRTITGGAISLGELSRQQRAELESLGKMQTHLGDAFMAKLGTSRKGGDRSGQQRRGWEPRHKRKYDRRNDYR